In Salmo salar chromosome ssa24, Ssal_v3.1, whole genome shotgun sequence, the following proteins share a genomic window:
- the LOC123730383 gene encoding basic proline-rich protein-like produces MSRWKQPAAFTHDDVLPNTASPPAGIPPPTSQPTSLYPPSQPPSRYPPSQPPSRYPPASPPAGIPPASPPPVFPPASPPASIPPASPPSRYPHSQPPSRYPPSQPPSQYPHSQPTSLYPPSRYPPQPRYPPSQPPSQYSPQPAHQPVSPQPAPQPVSPQPANQPVSPSRYPPSQPPSRYPPSQPPSRYPPASPPASIPQPAPSRVFPQPAPSVPQLAGIPPASPPAGSIPPASHPASIPTSRYPPSQPPSRYPPASPPAGIPPSQPPSRYPPSQPPSRYPPSQPPSWYPPSQPPSRYPPSQPPAGIPPSQYSPQPAHQPVSPPASPLAGIPPASPPAGIPPASPPAGIPQPAPLAGIPQPAPQPVSPSQPPSRYPPASPPASIPPASPPSQYPPQPAPPAGIPTASPPAASPQPVFPPASPPASIPPASPPSRYPHSQPTSLYPPAGILPASPPSRYPPSQPPSRYPPSQPPSQYPPASPLAGIPTASPLAGIPPASPLAASPPAGIPPPSPLAGIPPASHPAGIPQPAPQLVSPPASHPAGIPQPAPQPTQPVFPQPAHQPVSPSQPLAGIPQPAPQPVSPQPAPQPVSPQPAPSRYPPASPLAGIPQPAPQPVSTPASHPASIPTSQYPHSQPPQPVSPQPAPPAGFPQPASQPVSPSQPPSLYPHSQPTSLYLHSQPDLDRASQESQ; encoded by the exons ATGTCTCGT TGGAAGCAGCCAGCTGCATTTACCCACGATGACGTTCTGCCAAACACAGCCAGCCCACCAGCCGGTATCCCCccgccaaccagccagccaaccagcctgtATCCCCCCAGCCAGCCCCCCAGCCGGTATCCCCCCAGCCAGCCCCCCAGCCGGTATCCCCCAGCCAGCCCCCCAGCCGGTATCCCCCCAGCCAGCCCCCCGCCAGTATTCCCCCCAGCCAGCCCCCCAGCCAGTATCCCCCCAGCCAGCCCCCCCAGCCGGTATCCCCACAGCCAGCCCCCCAGCCGGTATCCCCCCAGCCAGCCCCCTAGCCAGTATCCccacagccagccaaccagcctgtATCCCCCCAGCCGGTATCCCCCCCAGCCCCGGTATCCCCCCAGCCAGCCCCCCAGCCAGTATTCCCCCCAGCCAGCCCACCAGCCAGTATCCCCCCAGCCAGCCCCCCAGCCGGTATCCccacagccagccaaccagcctgtATCCCCCAGCCGGTATCCTCCCAGCCAGCCCCCTAGCCGGTATCCTCCCAGCCAGCCCCCTAGCCGGTATCCCCCAGCCAGCCCCCCAGCCAGTATCCCCCAGCCAGCCCCTAGCCGGGTATTCCCACAGCCAGCCCCTAGCGTTCCCCAGCTAGCCGGTATCCCCCCAGCCAGCCCCCCAGCCGGCAGTATccccccagccagccacccagccagtatTCCCACCAGCCGGTATCCCCCCAGCCAGCCCCCCAGCCGGTATCCCCCAGCCAGCCCCCCAGCCGGTATCCCCCCCAGCCAGCCCCCTAGCCGGTATccccccagccagccacccagccggTATCCCCCCAGCCAGCCCCCCAGCTGGTATccccccagccagccacccagccggTATCCCCCCAGCCAGCCCCCAGCCGGTATCCCACCCAGCCAGTATTCCCCCCAGCCAGCCCACCAACCAGTATCCCCCCCAGCCAGCCCCCTAGCCGGTATCCCCCCAGCCAGCCCCCCAGCCGGTATCCCCCCAGCCAGCCCCCCAGCCGGTATCCCCCAGCCAGCCCCCCTAGCCGGTATCCCCCAGCCAGCCCCCCAGCCGGTATCCCCGAGCCAGCCCCCCAGCCGGTATCCCCCAGCCAGCCCCCCAGCCAGTATTCCCCCAGCCAGCCCCCCCAGCCAGTATCCCCCCCAGCCAGCCCCCCCAGCCGGTATCCCCACAGCCAGCCCCCCAGCCG CCAGCCCCCAGCCAGTATTCCCCCCAGCCAGCCCACCAGCCAGTATCCCCCCAGCCAGCCCCCCCAGCCGGTATCCccacagccagccaaccagcctgtATCCCCCAGCCGGTATCCTCCCAGCCAGCCCCCCTAGCCGGTATCCTCCCAGCCAGCCCCCTAGCCGGTATCCCCCCAGCCAGCCCCCCAGCCAGTATCCCCCAGCCAGCCCCCTAGCCGGTATTCCCACAGCCAGCCCCCTAGCCGGTATCCCCCCAGCCAGCCCCCTAGCCG CCAGCCCCCCAGCCGGTATCCCCCCACCCAGCCCCCTAGCCGGTATccccccagccagccacccagccggTATCCCCCAGCCAGCCCCCCAGCTGGTATCccccccagccagccacccagccggTATCCCCCAGCCAGCCCCCCAGCCGACCCAGCCAGTATTCCCCCAGCCAGCCCACCAACCAGTATCCCCCAGCCAGCCCCTAGCCGGTATCCCCCAGCCAGCCCCCCAGCCGGTATCCCCCCAGCCAGCCCCCCAGCCGGTATCCCCCCAGCCAGCCCCTAGCCGGTATCCCCCAGCCAGCCCCCTAGCCGGTATCCCCCAGCCAGCCCCCCAGCCGGTATCcaccccagccagccacccagccagtatTCCCACCAGCCAGTATCCCCACAGCCAGCCCCCCCAGCCTGTATCCCCCCAGCCAGCCCCACCAGCCGGTTTCCCCCAGCCAGCCTCCCAGCCTGTTTCCCCCAGCCAGCCCCCCAGCCTGTATCCCCACAGCCAGCCCACCAGCCTTTATCTCCACAGCCAGCCAGACT TGGACAGAGCATCACAAGAGTCTCAGTAA